A stretch of the Panicum virgatum strain AP13 chromosome 9N, P.virgatum_v5, whole genome shotgun sequence genome encodes the following:
- the LOC120689214 gene encoding merozoite surface protein 1-like produces MDIVVGALSRKLSELLEQEYALLSGHARRHPPLCLPLGPTGTGDGDGEASGKGGDGKLATAVSSSSSTISTSSSAAAEVSSSASLPSLPSLSAAATASLAASFAHVATLRPLSAATASTPSAAAAGDTLRGRARLRLAAALPTVADRLHRFPVPSNHVTVRRHHRRLG; encoded by the exons ATGGACATCGTGGTGGGCGCGCTGTCGAGGAAGCTCAGCGAGCTACTGGAGCAGGAGTACGCGCTGCTCTCCGGC CATGCGCGCCGCCATCCACCACTGTGTCTTCCTCTCGGCCCCACCggcaccggcgacggcgacggggaggcaagcggcaagggcggcgacgGCAAGCTGGCCACGGCggtgtcgtcctcctcgtcgaccatctccacgtcgtcctccgccgcggcggaggtgtCCTCGTCGGCGTCCCTCCCTTCGCTCCCGTCGCTCTCGGCCGCGGCGACTGCCAGCCTCGCCGCGTCCTTCGCCCACGTCGCCACTCTCCGTCCCCTATCCGCCGcaaccgcctccacgccgtccgccgcggcggcagggGACACCCTCCGCGGCCGAG CcaggctccgcctcgccgccgcgctccccaCGGTCGCCGATCGCCTCCACCGGTTCCCCGTCCCGTCCAACCACGTGACCGTccgccggcaccaccgccggcTTGGATAG